In Horticoccus luteus, the following proteins share a genomic window:
- a CDS encoding sulfurtransferase, whose translation MNPKFSHYAHPEALVDGAWLQEHLNDPAIRIVESNEDVLLYDTGHIPGAVHIDWRGDLQDNVQRDYISPEHFAAVCSKNGITPDTTVVFYGDKSNWWSAYALWAFRLFGHTKVKLLDGGSAKWKAEGRPLTREKPSFAPTKYPVPAKRHDADIRAFFADTLAHSQGRKPLIDVRSPGEFKGEITHMPEYPQEGVLRGGHVPGAKSVPWKTAANDDGTFKSAEELRKIYTENLGLKKDDDIIAYCRIGERSSHTWFVLTYLLGYDRVRNYDGSWTEWGNMVRAPIEKGS comes from the coding sequence ATGAACCCGAAATTCAGCCACTACGCACACCCCGAGGCGCTGGTCGATGGCGCTTGGTTGCAGGAGCACTTAAACGATCCGGCGATCCGGATCGTCGAGAGCAACGAAGACGTGCTGCTTTACGACACCGGCCACATTCCCGGCGCGGTCCACATCGACTGGCGCGGCGATTTGCAGGACAACGTGCAGCGCGATTACATCTCGCCCGAACATTTCGCCGCGGTGTGCAGCAAGAACGGCATCACGCCGGATACGACGGTGGTGTTTTACGGCGATAAATCGAACTGGTGGTCGGCGTATGCGTTGTGGGCATTCCGGCTTTTCGGGCACACGAAGGTGAAGCTCCTCGACGGCGGCAGCGCGAAGTGGAAGGCGGAGGGCCGCCCGCTGACGCGGGAAAAGCCGAGTTTCGCGCCGACGAAATATCCGGTGCCGGCGAAGCGCCACGACGCGGACATCCGGGCGTTTTTCGCGGATACGCTCGCGCATTCGCAGGGGCGGAAACCGCTGATCGACGTGCGTTCGCCAGGCGAATTCAAGGGCGAGATCACGCACATGCCGGAGTATCCGCAGGAAGGCGTGCTGCGCGGCGGCCATGTGCCGGGCGCGAAAAGCGTGCCGTGGAAAACGGCGGCGAACGATGACGGCACGTTTAAAAGCGCCGAGGAACTGCGCAAGATCTACACCGAGAATCTGGGCCTCAAGAAGGACGACGACATCATCGCCTATTGCCGCATCGGCGAGCGTTCGAGTCACACGTGGTTTGTGCTGACTTACCTCTTGGGCTACGACCGCGTGCGCAATTACGACGGCTCGTGGACGGAGTGGGGCAACATGGTGCGCGCGCCCATCGAAAAGGGGAGTTGA